The genomic region TCGACGCACAGCCTGTGATCCTGTTCCTCGGCTCCACTCCGCTCTACCGCGCCATCAACGCTCAGGCCACGCCGGGTCCGGATATCGCGGAAGTCAACGCGAACCTGCGATCCCTGGGATACGCCGTCGCGCCGAAGGGCGACGCTTACACGTCGGGTACCGAGGACGCGCTCAAGAAGTGGCAGCTGAGCAAAGGACTGGCGGGCAACGGCACGCTGGCGATCGGCGATCTCGCCGTCCTGCCCGCACCGGTGCGGGTCGCCACGCTCGACGCGCAGCTCGGCGCCGCGGCCGCGGCGGACGTGCTGAGCCTGAGTTCGACCACGAAACACGTCACGGTCTCCGTCGATCCCCGGCAGGTCGACACCAGTGTGCTGACTCAGGGGCTGAAGGTGTCGCTGGCTTTGCCGGACAACAAGCAGACCACCGGGACCGTGTCCGCGCTGAGCTCGCCGGGTGCGGCGGCGCAGGCCGGATCCTCGGCGGGCGGCGGCGGCAGTGGTGGCTCCGGCGGTGGCGGCGCGGGTGCCGGCGGACCGTCGATGACCGTCGACGTCGCCGACCAGTCCGCGCTGTCCGGCATGGACTCCGGCTCGGTCGGGGTCACCGTGACCACGGGCTCGGTGGCCAACGTCCTCGCCGTGCCGGTCGAGGCGCTGGTCGCGGTTCAGGGCGGCGGCTACGCGGTGCAGGTGGTCACCGGCACCGGGCAGACCAGCACGCTCGTCGGGGTGCAGACCGGGCTGTTCGCGAACGGGCTCGTGCAGATCTCCGGACAGGGCATCACCGAGGGCCTGAAGGTCGTGACCGTCTCGTGAGCGCGGTGCTGAGACTGGACCGCGCCACCAAGGTCTACGCCGGGGGCGTGCGGGCGCTCGCCGACGCCAGCCTGGCCGTCGACGCCGGGGAGCTGGTCGCGATCGTCGGCCCCTCCGGCTCCGGCAAGTCCACGCTGCTGAACCTGATGGGCACGCTCGACCGGCCCTCCAGCGGCACCGTGGCCGTCCGGGACCAGGACGTCGCGGCGCTCGACGACCGGGAGCTGTCCGCGCTGCGCGCCAGGGAGATCGGATTCGTGTTCCAGCAGTTCCAGCTCATCGAAGGACTGACAGCCGTGCAGAACGT from Catenulispora sp. MAP5-51 harbors:
- a CDS encoding peptidoglycan-binding protein, which produces MRTWLLAALGIVVVSAVAATAVYMLRFHPTAPPAAKPAPPQTTTITRSDLSTTVTLQGALGYGTSTPFTGRKSGTITWLPAVGVVVGQGQTLYSVDAQPVILFLGSTPLYRAINAQATPGPDIAEVNANLRSLGYAVAPKGDAYTSGTEDALKKWQLSKGLAGNGTLAIGDLAVLPAPVRVATLDAQLGAAAAADVLSLSSTTKHVTVSVDPRQVDTSVLTQGLKVSLALPDNKQTTGTVSALSSPGAAAQAGSSAGGGGSGGSGGGGAGAGGPSMTVDVADQSALSGMDSGSVGVTVTTGSVANVLAVPVEALVAVQGGGYAVQVVTGTGQTSTLVGVQTGLFANGLVQISGQGITEGLKVVTVS